Proteins encoded within one genomic window of Thunnus albacares chromosome 13, fThuAlb1.1, whole genome shotgun sequence:
- the crebrf gene encoding CREB3 regulatory factor translates to MPQPSVSGMEPPFGDDFQNYSFADQALTSTELLATSADPDFMYELDRDMTHRQSPCGDSVVGVGDGGKEVEGCVDQLMGLGECETVYSSSAFEQWDSYWEDLTRYTRLASCDIWGTKEVDFLGLDDFSSPYQDEEVIGRTPTLAQLNSEDSQSVCEALYPPADLTLPAPQPPLSQLPCHSKRPLVPGQGSGPGIARPSPSSTSSSRPSRSLLPDFPEGSQKATRPVASSTETMAKTQNHLSFIQDHTQVQTKTQGQGAKMAAPASNGSDFVRKAKVRVSAVHKAQPNMPSPTDSDTPLPLSKPQDEKASTSASATLVGLPAAAASCSGSFERRAEGAGRREMPVAWSATVPQLVEASQAMEGSTSGLVSSGDSVPGVSGGVLVVEGTEKSKEEEHNYSLFLTRRLAGRAHSQLEEEEEEEEEEEEEVEEEEGEGLELDDEDHDEGFGSEHELSENEEEEEEEEEDEDYEADKDDDMSDAFSEPGCDVELMEDIKGLTAGVSSRKRGKRRYFWEYSEQLTPSKQERMLKPSEWDRHTLPSNLYQKNGPLHGKYMLKKSRRTDVEDLTPNPRKLLQIGTELRKLNKVISDLTPVSELPLTARPWSRKEKNKLASRACRLKKKAQYEANKVKLWGLSTEYDRLLFVINAIKEEIVVRVEDSSPRSTNMTDTLDRLIQETLVAPPVAGQTSDFVNKILENTGRGDPTGGLVGLRVPTSKI, encoded by the exons ATGCCTCAG CCCAGCGTCAGTGGGATGGAGCCTCCCTTTGGGGACGACTTTCAGAACTACTCGTTTGCTGACCAGGCCCTGACCAGCACCGAGCTGCTCGCCACGAGCGCTGACCCAGATTTCATGTACGAACTG GACAGAGACATGACCCACCGGCAGAGCCCCTGTGGGGACAGCGTGGTGGGGGTCGGGGACGGAGGCAAGGAGGTGGAGGGCTGTGTGGATCAGCTCATGGGTCTGGGCGAATGTGAGACGGTCTACAGCAGCTCAGCGTTCGAACAGTGGGACTCCTACTGGGAAGACCTCACCAG ATACACGCGGCTGGCCAGCTGTGACATCTGGGGCACCAAAGAGGTGGACTTCCTTGGATTGGATGACTTTTCAAGCCCCTACCAGGATGAGGAAGTGATTGGCCGAACCCCGACGCTGGCTCAGCTCAACAGCGAGGATTCGCAGTCTGTGTGTGAGGCGCTCTACCCCCCTGCTGACCTGACCCTGCCTGCACCCCAGCCTCCGCTGTCCCAGCTTCCCTGTCACAGTAAGAGACCCCTGGTCCCTGGCCAAGGATCGGGCCCCGGCATTGCACGGCCCTCCCCGAGCTCCACATCCTCCTCCCGTCCTTCCCGCAGCCTTCTCCCAGACTTCCCTGAAGGCTCCCAAAAAGCCACCAGGCCTGTCGCCTCCAGCACCGAGACTATGGCCAAGACCCAGAACCACCTCAGTTTCATCCAGGACCACACCCAAGTTCAAACCAAGACTCAGGGGCAGGGAGCCAAGATGGCAGCCCCAGCCTCCAACGGCTCTGACTTTGTACGGAAGGCTAAAGTCCGTGTGAGCGCTGTGCATAAAGCTCAGCCCAACATGCCTTCCCCGACTGATTCAGATACCCCTTTACCACTCTCCAAACCCCAAGATGAGAAAGCCTCCACTTCAGCTAGCGCCACCTTGGTGGgacttcctgctgctgcagccagTTGCTCCGGCAGCTTTGAGAGGAGGGCAGAGGGGGCGGGGAGGAGAGAGATGCCTGTAGCCTGGTCTGCCACTGTGCCTCAACTGGTCGAGGCGAGCCAGGCCATGGAGGGCAGCACCTCTGGGCTGGTGAGCAGCGGCGATAGCGTGCCAGGGGTTAGCGGCGGCGTTCTGGTTGTCGAGGGCACGGAGAAAAGCAAGGAGGAGGAGCACAACTACTCTCTCTTCCTGACCCGCAGACTGGCCGGCAGAGCCCACTcccagctggaggaggaggaggaagaggaggaggaggaggaggaagaggtggaggaggaggaaggagaagggCTGGAGCTAGACGACGAAGACCACGATGAGGGTTTCGGCAGTGAGCACGAGCTGTCTGagaacgaggaggaggaggaggaagaggaggaggatgaagactATGAAGCAGACAAGGACGACGACATGAGTGACGCCTTTTCTGAGCCAG GCTGTGACGTGGAGCTGATGGAGGACATTAAAGGCCTGACAGCAGGAGTCTCAAGCCGAAAGAGAGGCAAGCGTCGCTACTTCTGGGAGTACAGCGAGCAGCTCACCCCCTCCAAACAGGAACGTATGCTTAAGCCGTCTGAGTGGGACAGACATACGCTGCCTAGCAACCTGTACCAGAAGAACGGGCCTCTCCATg GAAAGTACATGCTGAAGAAGTCTCGTCGCACAGATGTGGAAGACTTGACTCCCAATCCACGCAAGCTGCTGCAGATCGGCACTGAGCTCCGCAAACTGAACAAGGTGATCAGTGACTTGACCCCTGTCAGCGAGCTGCCGCTCACTGCACGGCCATGGTCCCGCAAGGAGAAGAACAAGCTGGCGTCCag AGCTTGCCGTTTAAAAAAGAAAGCTCAATATGAAGCAAACAAGGTGAAGCTCTGGGGACTCAGCACAGAGTACG ATCGGCTGCTGTTTGTGATCAACGCCATCAAGGAGGAGATAGTGGTACGAGTGGAGGACTCTTCTCCACGTTCAACCAACATGACTGACACTCTGGACAGGCTCATCCAGGAGACACTTG TGGCACCACCTGTTGCTGGGCAGACTTCGGACTTCGTCAACAAGATCTTGGAGAACACAGGACGCGGTGATCCCACTGGCGGACTGGTCGGCCTGCGAGTCCCCACCTCCAAAATCTAG